In the Trichoderma atroviride chromosome 4, complete sequence genome, gcgacgacgacgacaagcccaagaacaagggcaaagaagaagctcaaccACCATCAACTCCTCCACAAGCCCTTACTTCACCCACCATCCCATTTCTCGACAACAAAATCCCAGCCATGGCAGAAACCACTCCCAGTCCCAACATGCCCGCCACCACAAACGGATCCCCAACTCCTtcctcctcagcagcagccggacACTACCAACTCTCCTCCGGCCAGCCTCACCCTCACCCTCAAGCTCCAAATCCATACATGGTCCCCAACGGCTACCCAGCAAACGGACCACCACCCACCTTCTACCCCCCCCTACATGAACATGATGTACAACCCCCAAGCATTCATGCAAGCCCAACCCCAAGGCCAATACCCAAACATGCCCTCCCAGCAACCCCAAATGCAAGCACAGACGCAAACGCAAACGCAAACGCAAACGCAAGCATCCTTGGCACCAGGCAGCCCTCCACTGATGCCCAACATGATGCAGCAAATGTCTCACATGACACCGCAAATGGCCGCTCAGATGTGGCCAAACATGAACTGGCAGGGCATGCAAGGAGGAGGGCCAATGGTCTATCCCAGTATGGCCATGGGCAATGGTAACGAGAGCACTCCTCCAGTATCACAACCTGGAGCTTGATATTGAGAAGCAAGGTGGCTCGGTGATTTTCTCTTTATTACTGATATTTAGAGAAAGAGACAGCATGTCACTGTATGAGTAGTCAAGATGCATTAACAGCGAAATAACATACATTTACAGTAACAAGTATAAGGGTTATCATGATGTATCAACAGTGAACTCAAACACACTTGCAGTAAAAAGCGTACAATATGTAAAGGAAATGCATTATCAGCGAAGACAATATCAGCGGATTATATGCGTTCATACTATTGACACACCTCTTATTTCGCACAGAAATACTCAACTGGTTCATTAACAATATTACACTATTCTATCCAGTAACCATACTAGCATAACTATAATCGTCATCTCGAACCCAGTTGGACAAGAGCTCAAGCCCTCCAAGGCAAAGCCATGCCCACGTCTAAGACAACTAGGTCAAGAGCTCAATATCCAGCCTCGTAATGCTGcccacctcctccaccaaATCTATACTCAGGGTATCGTCCATGTGGTCTTGCATCTCCCAAATATCCCCCCCGCACATGATGTCtcttgccatggcagcgccgtaccgtcgtcgtcttgccCCTTACCGGCTCGCCATCCGTGTCGCTGATCGGAGCGCCATCAAAGAGGTTAAAGTCCAGGGAACTCATCTCAGAAGACGAACCCGTCGAGGGCATAGAGTCAACCATGATGACATCGCCATCAGCATCGACTTGTCTGATACTCCCGTCTCGTTGAGCAGCAGACCGCACGATAGTCTCACGTCTCCCCGTATCCAACACCCAAGTCTTGGCCCATCCTTCCGCAGCAAAAGCCCAAATAATCAAGTTTGGACAAGAGTTCAACGCAATTTCTGTCAGATTCCCACAAGTTGCCATCACATGTCCAGCTATTTCCAGTGGATAAACCGAGTTCTCTCCAAAGGGGTCGCCAAATATGTCAATGGGGCCGTATCTCGAATCGGAGCGCCTTGTTTCTAGGATTTCAGGAGAATAATGTCCAGTAAATCTAGTCTCAGAATCCTTGCGGCGCAAATCGTAAAAGATGTCCGGTGGAACTGTATAAAAAACAATAAGCTGTCGTTTGGAGTCCCCATGTTCAAGACCTCTTGGGCCTATATCGGACAACTCAAACTCTCCTTCTTGTCGCCTGGCCGCAAAAGTCGCAACCACGCGAACCCCATGTCTTATATCAGCCCCAACAGCATACAATAGGGGTACAGGTGAGTATGCTTGTGGGGGAGGGCGAAACCAGATCTTGCGAAGGAGACGAGTAAGAGAGCCCACAGGAGCATCAGATCCCAAACATAGGTTTCCGGTACGAGGGTCGGTAAAGAGGATGTGATGGCCATCACTCAATGGCACCGCGCGGAAATGGTCCGCgctcgcagcagcaagccgcCGAAGAGGGCTATCTCGCGGCACATTCGTACTCAGGAGAGCTTCGTCCGGATCCATATCGGCATCTTGGCTCGATCCGCTGGTCGCAAATGGCATTTCATATCCACGCCGCGCATGCCAAGGCTCAGGATCCAGAGATGATACCGTCGCTGTAATCCCGGAGCCCAATAACGATGTACTGAAGCCATGAAGAATACCATCTAGCAAGTCCATAGCATCTCCCAAGCCGGCGGCCGAGCTAATCAGCCTCAGTTTCCTCGGCGTGTCTACTCCCCTTCGTGGCGGCAGGAAATAGAGAAAGTCGCTTGGAGATGTAAGCGGAAACCATCTGCTGAGATTCTGGCCAGTCATGGCGTCAACCCAGTGTAGCTCAATTCCCGAACCACATCCAAAAGCCACGCATTTTCTCTGAGGACATATGGCAACTGCGCGCGGAGGATCATCTGAATGGCAGATGTTGCGATATACTGATCTTGGGCCATCTTCCAACGGCACTGGGCGGCATACCAGTCGCTCATGACAGATACATTGTGTCGACGATGATAgcgacgatgctgatgcAGACGATACTCGAGATCCAGACCCAGACCTAGATCTAGATGCAGATTCTGCGGCTGCCGGTGATTCATTTGCCTTGGCCGAGCTCGACGCAGGACTCGAAGTGCCCGTCCTCTCAGTCAAGATATCGCAAACCATGCCAACCCGGCCCTCCATCAGAAACGCCACAGCATATCTCTCCGACGAGGTATCCATACTGCAATAAATCACCCTCTTCGGACACAAGATCCTCGCCACCGGCCGCAGCAGTCCCAGCGGCAGCCCCTGTCTGCGTCGAATCGGAAGCGACCACAACAGCCTCTCTGGAAAACACACATGATTAAGCTCATATATATAAACAATCCGGCCATGCACCGCCATCAAGAACTTGCCGCACAGGCTGACTGTAAAACTCATCGCTCCACGCATATCGCCCGGCAGCGACCTGGGCACCGCAGCGCTAAAGTCTGTATGGCCGACTTCAACAAAGGCAGGCTTCTCCGAGCTCAAGAGGCTGCACTCTCTCGAAAGCCACTTGCTCATGATGGTCTCGCGGCTTAGGTTCGACATGGTTGTAGATCTCATAGGCGATAGGATATTCATCATGCTGCTCCACCATCCACCTTGCTTCAGCATGCTCGTGAGCAGTGGGCGATCCAGAGATGCGAAATACTATACTCGACATGTATGTCTCGCTGAATGAAAGTCCATTGGCGATAGATGTTGGTAGATTTTCTGAAGCACTTCGACAGGGAGCTGCATAGCGGCAGACAACTCTATATCAAATCAGCATCACATTGAGGAAAACCCAAAACAGCGAGTACCGCTCACCaggctcctcctcatcttcgtcttgaTATCCCCCTCCATACACCGTCTCCACGTCAGCCGGCTGTCCAGGAAGCGCGTATATCCTCCTGTCGCCGCTCGTCACCAGCGCTATAACCGCCATCCTTTCGCTAGGCCTATTCGCTGGGCGTCGAGAAGTTTCACTCGATCTCGTTGACCGGGCTCCCGCAACGCCCCTTGAGACAAAGATTTGAGAGGACGTTTTGTCAGATTAGCCTCCAGGGCAGGAGGCGTTTCTATTTTTAATATCTCAAAAGAATGTCAGTTatggagaaaaagaagtgtAGATGGATTCTTAGGGCAGTCGTCCAAGCAGAGAATGATGTTGAAGATAGCCAGGCGCTGTCATCACATGCAGTGGGAAATGACGATTCGGCGAATATAGGCATTGTTGTTATTTTTAGCTTAAACTCTCCCTCGGGCTCTCCTTCACCATCCGTCTTAGCTCCTCCTCCAGATACATAATTTGATAAAGAAAGGCGCTGTCTAAATAGAATGATCAATGGTATCGTTCTTgccatatatataatagCGGCAAAGAGCAAGGCATAAAAATGTAATCGCGGCCAACGCAGAAAAAATACATCGTGTATCAGTCATCAATCAAAAACGCCCTCGTATGAGAATAAGCAggaatgagaaagaaaagagcagatATCCTTCCCGTCATATTCACAGACCCCCCCTTCGTTCAATGTGCATTTTGTCACAAATTATCTTCATCTcagctcatctcatcatgtACTTCGATTTCGTCCTGCTGTATTCAGCCAGACATTATCTTCTCCAATGCCCAGGGAGCTGTCTACACTGGGCAGCACCAATGTCGGCTGATCTTCAGACCCTTCTCCGCCATCCTCAGACTCCTCGTCTGTCATTGTGATTGGAGGCGGATCAGTGTAGACCCATGCTTGCTGTAGACTGAAGGAACAAGTCAGTAAATCATAATTACACGTATATAATCCATAGAGAGAATATCGCGGGACATTACTTACGGGTCGATGAGACTCGGGTTCGTAAACGTCAAACCCTTCTCCTTAAGTTCATCCAACGTACTACCTCTTCGCAACATTTCTCGTGATCGCGAACGACTTGGGCTGGCGTCATCAGACTCCTCATCATCCACAAcagcttgctcttcatcagagCCCTCATCAGGCTTGATGGCTCGCAGGGCAATGTACTTCATCAACGGCACAAATCGCCTCTTGAAGTAGTAGGTGTACCAAATCGAAAAGGGAATGAGAGGCATAACCGCGACGGACTGCACAAACGCCGAGAGCGAAGCAATCTGTCCGACCATGACAACCTCAAAGACGATTAGTCCAATGACGATGCGGTTGCAAATAATCTGCCAAGCACCCCCAGTCGCATGCTGCGGCTGGTCCATGGCGTAGAGGAGCATATGCTTGAAAGTAAAATAGCCGATGGAGAAGTACAGCGTTCCAAACAATAGGATGGCGAATCCCCATCTCAAAACAGAGTAGATGACACAGAGGTTGAAAACGAGCAGGGAAGTCGGCAGATAGAAGCCATACTGAAACAGAGGCGGCTTCTTAAGCGCCGCGTAGTCTCGCGGA is a window encoding:
- a CDS encoding uncharacterized protein (EggNog:ENOG41) gives rise to the protein MLKQGGWWSSMMNILSPMRSTTMSNLSRETIMSKWLSRECSLLSSEKPAFVEVGHTDFSAAVPRSLPGDMRGAMSFTVSLCGKFLMAVHGRIVYIYELNHVCFPERLLWSLPIRRRQGLPLGLLRPVARILCPKRVIYCSMDTSSERYAVAFLMEGRVGMVCDILTERTGTSSPASSSAKANESPAAAESASRSRSGSGSRVSSASASSLSSSTQCICHERLVCRPVPLEDGPRSVYRNICHSDDPPRAVAICPQRKCVAFGCGSGIELHWVDAMTGQNLSRWFPLTSPSDFLYFLPPRRGVDTPRKLRLISSAAGLGDAMDLLDGILHGFSTSLLGSGITATVSSLDPEPWHARRGYEMPFATSGSSQDADMDPDEALLSTNVPRDSPLRRLAAASADHFRAVPLSDGHHILFTDPRTGNLCLGSDAPVGSLTRLLRKIWFRPPPQAYSPVPLLYAVGADIRHGVRVVATFAARRQEGEFELSDIGPRGLEHGDSKRQLIVFYTVPPDIFYDLRRKDSETRFTGHYSPEILETRRSDSRYGPIDIFGDPFGENSVYPLEIAGHVMATCGNLTEIALNSCPNLIIWAFAAEGWAKTWVLDTGRRETIVRSAAQRDGSIRQVDADGDVIMVDSMPSTGSSSEMSSLDFNLFDGAPISDTDGEPVRGKTTTVRRCHGKRHHVRGGYLGDARPHGRYPEYRFGGGGGQHYEAGY
- a CDS encoding uncharacterized protein (EggNog:ENOG41), encoding MAVIALVTSGDRRIYALPGQPADVETVYGGGYQDEDEEEPGERYSLFWVFLNVMLI
- a CDS encoding uncharacterized protein (TransMembrane:8 (i57-79o99-128i149-170o197-223i244-265o271-288i309-329o335-355i)), which gives rise to MVLVTMDSVASCQMIVQARIDPRPGRFLTKAAPSPADIVWKNTYEPRGVRRIKAWTITLFITILTLVWIFPTAFLASWLSICTIQKVLPSFSLWLKDHAIIHSLLQNGVPTLVVSLLNVAVPYLYEYLSNRQGMISHGDVELSLISKNFFFTFFNTFFVFAISTSAFDFWSVLQEFLKDTSKIPRAIAADVENLSVFYINFIMLQGIGLMPFRILEVGSVFLFPINRVLAKTPRDYAALKKPPLFQYGFYLPTSLLVFNLCVIYSVLRWGFAILLFGTLYFSIGYFTFKHMLLYAMDQPQHATGGAWQIICNRIVIGLIVFEVVMVGQIASLSAFVQSVAVMPLIPFSIWYTYYFKRRFVPLMKYIALRAIKPDEGSDEEQAVVDDEESDDASPSRSRSREMLRRGSTLDELKEKGLTFTNPSLIDPLQQAWVYTDPPPITMTDEESEDGGEGSEDQPTLVLPSVDSSLGIGEDNVWLNTAGRNRST